The Leifsonia poae region CCCACAACGCCGGCCGACGTGACCGGCCTGCGGGTCGAGGCCGCACCCGGCGACAGGACCCACGCAGGTGAACCAGCCCCCTGTCGTCCCCCACAATTTCCCCGACGGACGCCCGTCCGTCGAACCAGCCCCATGAAGGAGCGTTCTGTGTCGAACGAAGCTGCAGCCAATATCGGTGTCGTCGGTCTGGCGGTGATGGGGTCGAACCTCGCCCGCAACCTCGCCTCGCGCGAGGGCAACACCGTCGCCGTCTACAACCGCACGTACGCGCGCACGGAGGAACTCATCACCGAGCATCCCGAGGCCGGCTTCGTGGCGAGCGAGACCATCGACGAGTTCGTGGCGTCGCTGGCGAAACCGCGCACCGCGATCATCATGGTCCAGGCCGGCGCCGGTACGGATGCGGTGATCGAGCAGCTCACCGAGCGGTTCGAGCCGGGCGACATCATCGTCGACGGCGGCAACGCCAACTTCCACGACACCATCGAGCGCGAGAAGCGCATCTCGCCGAGCGGCATCCACTTCGTCGGCGCCGGCATCTCCGGCGGCGAGGAGGGTGCCCTCAAAGGCCCGTCGATCATGCCCGGCGGCTCGGTGGAGTCGTACAAGACGCTTGGCCCCATCCTCTCCTCGATCGCCGCGGTCGCCGAGGGCGAGCCCTGCGTCACCCACGTCGGAACGGACGGTGCCGGCCACTTCGTCAAGATGATCCACAACGGCATCGAGTACGCCGACATGCAGCTCATCGCCGAGGCCTACGACCTGCTGCGCACGGTCGGCGGGCTGGAGCCGGCCGCCATCGCCGACGTCTTCGGCGAATGGAACAAGGGATACCTCGAGTCGTACCTGATCGAGATCACCGCCGAGGTTCTCCGCCAGGTCGATGCCGAGACGGGCAAGCCGTTCGTCGACATCGTGCTGGACCAAGCCGGCAGCAAAGGCACCGGGGTCTGGACCGTGCAGAACGCCCTCGACCTGGGCATCCCGGTCGGCGGGATCGCCGAGGCCGTGTTCGCCCGGGCCGTCTCATCGAAGCCGGCGCAGCGTGCAGCCGTACAGAACGTCGTCACCTCGCGCCCTGAGGTGCAGTCCGTCAACCCGTCGTTCGCCGACGACGTCTCCAAGGCGCTCTACGCGTCGAAGGTCGTCGCATATGCGCAGGGCTTCGACGCGATCATCGCCGGCGCCGAGAAGTACGGCTGGCAGATCAACAAAGACAAGATCGCCAAGATCTGGCGCGGCGGCTGCATCATCCGCGCCCAGTTCCTCAACCGCATCGCCGACGCCTACGACGAGAACCCGGACATCGCCACGTTGCTCGAGGCGCCGTACTTCGCCCAGGCCGTCGCCGAAGGCGAGGCCGCTTGGCGTCGCGTCGTGGCGACCGCCGCCCTCTCCGGGGTGCCGATCCCCGGCTTCGGCGCCGCCCTCAGCTACTACGATTCGCTCGCGGTGAAGCGCCTGCCCGCCGCCCTCGTGCAGGGCCAGCGCGACTTCTTCGGAGCCCACACCTACAAGCGCGTCGACAAGGACGGCACCTTCCACACCCTCTGGTCCGCCGACCGCACCGAGATCGAGACCGACCCCTCCACCCACTAGTCGAGCTCCCCCATCCACCTGTCGAGTCCGCACAGAATCAGCCGACGCGCCGTGTCCGGCCTGATTCTTTGCGGACTCGACAGATGGAGGCGAGAGGGGAAGAGACCGGCGGCGGGTTGCGAGGGCGGGCGGCAGGGCAGAGACTCGAGAGCGTGACGTCAGACGACCATCCCGAACTCGCCGGGTACGAGCCGATGCAGTCTCCCCTGCACGGGCCGCGGCGCATGATCGCGATGCGCGTGGTCGTCGTGCTCGGCCTCGTGGCGCTGATCCTGCCCGGCGTTCTCGTCACCGTCAGCATCGCGGCCACCACCGCCGGGAACACCTGCGCTGTGTACGTCGCCCACTACGCACCGAACGCGAACTCGTCGTCGGCGACCTTCGACCTCTTCGGTCCGGCCGGGCCCGGGTGGCAGTGCTACGCCCTCAACACCGAAGGCGACAGCACCTTCGTCGCACCCCTCGGCCTCATCCCCTCGACCCCTCATCGCCTCTGAACGCCGTTGAGGGGCGGCACACGCATCGAAATCCGGCTCGGATCGATGTGTGTGCCGCCCCTCAACAGGGTTCAGGCAGGTGGGTTCAGGCAGATGGGTTCAGGCGGCGCCGTCGAACATCGACGTGACGGAGCCGTCGGTGAAGACCTGTTGGATCGCGCTGGCCAGCAGCGGCGCGAT contains the following coding sequences:
- the gndA gene encoding NADP-dependent phosphogluconate dehydrogenase; its protein translation is MKERSVSNEAAANIGVVGLAVMGSNLARNLASREGNTVAVYNRTYARTEELITEHPEAGFVASETIDEFVASLAKPRTAIIMVQAGAGTDAVIEQLTERFEPGDIIVDGGNANFHDTIEREKRISPSGIHFVGAGISGGEEGALKGPSIMPGGSVESYKTLGPILSSIAAVAEGEPCVTHVGTDGAGHFVKMIHNGIEYADMQLIAEAYDLLRTVGGLEPAAIADVFGEWNKGYLESYLIEITAEVLRQVDAETGKPFVDIVLDQAGSKGTGVWTVQNALDLGIPVGGIAEAVFARAVSSKPAQRAAVQNVVTSRPEVQSVNPSFADDVSKALYASKVVAYAQGFDAIIAGAEKYGWQINKDKIAKIWRGGCIIRAQFLNRIADAYDENPDIATLLEAPYFAQAVAEGEAAWRRVVATAALSGVPIPGFGAALSYYDSLAVKRLPAALVQGQRDFFGAHTYKRVDKDGTFHTLWSADRTEIETDPSTH